The window taaacttaattctaattttgttttaaatgttgatacctttcttctcccggcctggttggctctatttgccttGCCTcctccctgactttcagatgcaacccatCGAGGGttctttgcttttgtattcctttcaaaatattcccaaaatgatgcacacaaatgtcctcacaataggataacccacgactacttgccaacgagaagtagtatatatacgccatttgcactgactaacgggaaaaaaaaacactgaaaaaaatgcaacgctccgcccagtgctcgtagagacattacacgagggagttgcggggagagagacagtgctcttatgagcagcatcttgtgtccgctgtctgctcatatGTCAaagtttgtctcgtatctcaagataaatatttgctcaaaattttactcgtatctcaaattgctcgtatgtcgaggtaccactgtatacatttaTTATGCTAAAAAAAAGTTGCCACGAATGCCAGAAATGTGGTTATTAGGACATAAGACATGTAGAAAAGTGTAATTATGATTTTGAAATATgaataatcatttatttaaatgcaGATTTCAGTGTGTGCAGATGCCCAATCAGGTTCTTGAGAGTATCAGCATTATTGATACACCGGGCATCTTAACAGCAGCAAGGAAAAAACTAAGCAGAGGTGAGTTAGGATACTAGATTTCTCTTTGCTTTTTAACATTTGTAACAATGAATTTCTCTGACACTACATATCCAGTTTATATTAAAGCTATAGTAAAGTCAGATGAGTCAAAGTAGGAATTTGAATGATGCAATGCATAGTCAAATTAATTCGAGTCCAGACCACAGCAGATGAGAACAATTTGAGAAAGTTGGAAAGAGACGGGCAAAAAGTACCCGAGAAGCCTGCTTTACTCCCTTGAAAgttatcaatgagtatcattgAAAAGCCTTGCTAACAGTAACAGCTAGTGGTATATGTTACATGTTTCCTACTGGGGTTTTTTAGGCACAGGGAATAACCTAATTATCACCGACATTAATCAAAACCCCATGTTCCTTCTCCGAAGGCTACGATTTTCCAGCTGTGCTGCGCTGGTTTGCCGAGCGTGTGGATCGGATCATCCTGCTGTTCGATGCACACAAACTTGAGTTCTCCGATGAACTAACCCGAGCCTTTGGTGCTCTGTTTGGCTATGAGGACAAGTTACGTGTGGTTCTGAACAAGGCAGACAGGGTGGACTCCCAGCAGCTCATGAGAGTATATGGGGCCCTCATGTGGTCACTGGGGAAAGTGTTTAAAACTCCTGAAATTTTGCGAGTTTATATTGGATCCTTTTGGTCAGAGCCGAGGCAGATGTGTGACCACTACCAGCTGATAGACTTGGAGGAGGAGGATCTGTTGGCCGACATAAGGAACCTCCCACACAACGCCGCTGTGAGAAAACTAAATGACCTGGTGAAGAGAGCCCGGCTTGTGAGGGTAACATATTACACTACCTGACATGGAACACATTTTCATTCACTGCTAAGATTTTTCAATGTAACGTTTGTTTTGTCGCTTGCTTAGGCCCATGCACACATCATTGGCTTTCTGAAGCAGGAGATGCCGACTGTTTTTTGTaaagaaagcaaaaagcacCATTTGATATACCAGCTCCCAGTCATTTTCACTAAGATCCAGCAGCAACACAGAGTTCCATCAGGAGATTTCCCCGATTGCACCAAGATGCAGGTCACACTGAAAAGCTCGTAACAGCGCTTAACAGAGGCTGGATACTTTATCCAACAGATAATGTCCCATCTGTGTCCTTGACTTAAGCTTAACCCTAAACAATAGCAGGTCAGCTATGAAATGCATTTGGAATATTTGACCCGGGACAAAAGGTTTGACagcaacaaatgattaaaatcagCTTTAAAGGCACTATATTCTCATGATGCTATAGCCTCACCgctactcggacgtttcgtcaaaagacgtttcgtcaaaagacgtttggtccccggacgtttggtccccggacgtttggtccccggacgtttggtcgaccggacgtttggtcgaccggacgtttggtcgaccggacgtttggtagaacggacgtttggtagaacggacgtttggtagaacggacgtttggtagaacggacgtttggtagaacggacgtttggtagaacggacgtttggtagaacggacgtttgatagaacggacggttggtcgccggtttgttactgttgaaaccagctctcaaaattataatcatgagagagagagtgagtttaatatcaaaatatctaatatcaaaatatcaacagtaaactctctgtcataatttgacagcaagcgaacccggcgaccaaacgtccgttctaccaagcgtctgTTCtccccaaacgtccgttctaccaaacatccggtcgaccaaacgtccgtggatcaaacgtctttcgacaaaatgtccggtcacgagcCTCACCATGTGAAATTTTGCTTAATAATAAGAaaaggtttatttatttaaaaactatCAATACATTTTGGAGTAATCTGTAAATAATTCATTGCCCCTGGAATGTCCTTGTCATTGGCGAACTCAACATGTCTTACAACATCAGTGCATGATTGGACACAAAACATGTCGAGCCAGTTTGCATTCTACTCCGATACTATCCAAAACAACAAATTTCTTAATTCCCAAACTGATTTTGCAAATCAAAACAGCACttcaaattattcattaaatggcaATCATATTTTAATGCACAttaaagtaatgtttttttttaaatacttctaACACGTTTCTCAAtggttaaaacattttaaaagtcgttacgcagagcacaaggagacagacacactcatacctaagggcaatttagagtgttcaaccaccctatCCTGCATGTgggaggatgtgggaggaaaccgaagtatcCAGACAAAACCCTCGCAATCCCGGtaagaacaggcaaactccacacaatgaggatcGAAACCCTTTTTcccgagaactgtgaggccgacgcgctaatcactcgagCGCCAGGCCGCCTGCCTTCCAGCAATTAGCCAATAATGAGATAAGTACCTTGTGTTTGTCCAGATTGCCAGAGCTCTGTAGGCATTGTAAACCAAGGTCACAAAAATAAGGCAGCCTAAAGAGCAAAGGGTGTTGTGCTCTTCAATATTTTGATTCTGGTTGGAGTgacatttttcttatttaacTTAATTAAATTTAAGCTCAAACTTGTGGGGGGCACGGTGTAAGAGTGGTCAGCCCATTCGATTCagagtactccagtttcctgtcATACCCCCCCAAAACGATAAATAAATGGTTGCCCACAaaatatgtgtgtgcgtgcaagtTTGTGGGTCtctatgtgccctgcgatcgaccgGCAACCAAGGAGTATTTATGAGATTAGTCATTACGTATTATTTTCCTCTAATGTGATCTGATTTAACATTTCCAACTTTATCTTTTTAGGAGCAACTTCTGGGGCAGAATTTCTCAAAGTTCAAGAAACTGAAACCAGGTATGATGGCATCCTTAGACAAACTCCTGAACACTGACATAGCCCAACTGGTGCCGTTGCTTCAGCAACAAGAACTTATGAATGAATCCCTACCCGGGATGTTAGATGGTGAGTTCCTTGGAACTTTCAGGCGCGATTATTACAAGAGACATCCATTTAAAGAAGTCAAAGATGGTGACAATAGTGAACAAGATTCCATTGAATGGATAGTAGAGAAACATAAGCCAAAATATGATGAGATCTTCTACAACCTCAGCCCAAATGAGGGCAAACTTAGTGGAGCCAAAGTTAAAGAATGGATGACAACAACACTTTTGCCAAATTCAGTGCTTGCACATATTTGGAGGCTGTCAGACATTGATGCCGATGGTATGCTGGACAATGAGGAGTTTGCTTTGGCTGTTCATTTTATTGAAGGAAAATTGGAGGGTCATTGGCTCCCGCGTGATTTGCCCGCTCACTTGGTACCACCTTCAAAACGTATGAAAGGTGAAGGGATCTAAACAGGAGAATGAAATATGTACTCctatatacgtgtatgtgtatatatatatatatatatatatatatatatatatatatatatatatatatatatatatatatatatatacacacacacacatatatttatatatatatacatacatatatttatgtgtatgtatatatatatacatatatttatgtgtatgtatatatatatacatatatttatgtatatatatgtgtatatatgtatgtatatatatatacatagatggatagatatatgtatgtgtgtatataaggAAGACACCTATTttatgcatgcattttttttaaatatgtagatattatatatatatatatatatatatatatatatatatatatatatatatatatatatatatatatatatatatatatacatagatagatgtgtatatacttttttctttttggtttaagGAAGACACCTATATTATGCatgcaattttttaatatgTACATATCTTAGttggattttgtttgtttgttttgatgccATTATTAAAAGACCACTTTGATAGTATTGTAATATTTGTCTCCCTGCTGTATGAATCAACACCTATAAAAAGCCAGCACTAATTATTGGTATAACTCAATTTGGTACTCACGCAAATGGCAGTGTCGCCCATATAATCCTGGAGAACACAGACAAGCTCCGAATAGACGATTGCAGGGTCCATTGTTTGGACAGTTGCACTTTTTCAAGCACTGACTTCCGAAATAGCCTCTCGGACAACCTGCAAAATTGAATGATAACACAATACTGGAATAagaatttaattgaaattatccccccaaaaattaagtTCAGGATACACtgaaggaaaatattttttaacttccTAAACTTCCGTGTGAATTTATGTACAAACCATTCTCGCACTGTAGGCCTTGTATGCCAGGAGGGCATGAACATGTTCCAGACACAGGGTCGCATGTGCCTCCATTTTTACATTGGCAGAGACTGTTACAAGTCGGCCCATAAGTGCCCTGTGGACAAGCTGGAGAAAAATTGGGGTCTTGAGAAAAGTACAGTAAAGTGGGTATCATTTCTCTCATGTTCAAAATagacattgaaaatgaaaacaaaaaagaacgTTTCAATTATACTGGTAAACGAAAACAAATTGACCAAGGGAAAGTATTACAAGAATATACTCCAATGTTTTAGTTACTGGActcatttaaattattatttacttGATGTTATATTTAGCAGAAAACAACTTTTacgcataaaaaaaatacacaataggTTTTACCAATAAGACTTGATGCGCATTATGAACAGTAATCTGTAAgaccacaattttttttatcattattattaaaagGTGCTGTAAAGTTATGGTGATTTTCATTTGATACACATGAAATATGTTTGATAATAATATGTGCTGAAAACACAGCCGCAATCTTAGAACGAATGAATTCTGAATGTATGAGTTATGGGCAGAAACggctttgatttgatttaactaatttttattttggggaTGGTGGCCCAGCgaattgagtggttagcgtgtcagctcagcctcacagctctggggtcctgggttccaatccaagtcggtccacctgcgtggagtttgcatggcctTGGGAGAACACGTAGGTGGACTGCGCTGGActtgaaccgaggaccccagagctgtgaggccgacgtcctaaccactcatccgctggctTGCTCGATTTATCAACAAAACTATATAAATAATGACATTCTAATGGACTTAGCCCAAGTGTCTCTCCTCTCATGACTACCAGTGTGACTCAGGTTCATATCAAATACAGCCTTAATCACAGAAGTGCATGGAAAGAGCAGGCTGTTGCTTTTAAATCCAACACTGAACGTCCTTGGATTGGTTTACTGTGGACCTTGGCTTAAATGATTctcttaaagttttttttctgtttcttttttttgtctacaTAAATAATCTTCCAACCTTCACAGAAGACCCAACAAGTTTTGATATATGACCCTGAATCGATGCATGCAGAAGGCCACCTCTCTAAAAACTGGAACTCACTTCTATAGATAGCCAAATAGAACGACCAGATGGATTATCCCAATATAGAGAGTTTGAGAGGAAGTGTACATGTGCGTGcacgtatgtgtgtgcatgcaaaACTTCAAGATAAAGGAAATTATACTGCATAACATTTTTAACTGTCATAAAAGGCAATATAAGTATGTAATGTGTATGCGTACatatacatgaaaataaaacatttaactaTATTGGCATTGCATAGAACCAGCCCcccggatgagtggttagcgcgttggcctctcagttctggggtcctgggtttgatcccagggtggtcctcctgtgtgaagttcacatgtcttgtgtgggttttctccaggtactctggtttcctcccacattcaaaaaacatgcagattacactttaaattgcccctaagtatgagtgtgacggtgaatggttgtctgtctcctcatgccctgcaattggctggccaccaattgagggtgtcccccgcctcatgccctatgtcagatgggataggttccagcaccccctgagacCCTTGACAGGattaagcgattcagaaaatgaatgatgaatgacaTTCCATGAAACAATAATCCTAATTTTGGTTTAGGCATAA of the Stigmatopora argus isolate UIUO_Sarg chromosome 10, RoL_Sarg_1.0, whole genome shotgun sequence genome contains:
- the LOC144083421 gene encoding EH domain-containing protein 2-like, with the translated sequence MSNWRFKANPKILGGVNMVTEELRNLYYKRLLPIEKYYSFHHYHSPSYEDADFDNKPMVLVMGQYSTGKTTFIRYLIEQDFLGSRVGPEPTTDCFTALMHGEVEGIIPGNALTMDPKKPFRNLDPFGNTFLNRFQCVQMPNQVLESISIIDTPGILTAARKKLSRGYDFPAVLRWFAERVDRIILLFDAHKLEFSDELTRAFGALFGYEDKLRVVLNKADRVDSQQLMRVYGALMWSLGKVFKTPEILRVYIGSFWSEPRQMCDHYQLIDLEEEDLLADIRNLPHNAAVRKLNDLVKRARLVRAHAHIIGFLKQEMPTVFCKESKKHHLIYQLPVIFTKIQQQHRVPSGDFPDCTKMQEQLLGQNFSKFKKLKPGMMASLDKLLNTDIAQLVPLLQQQELMNESLPGMLDGEFLGTFRRDYYKRHPFKEVKDGDNSEQDSIEWIVEKHKPKYDEIFYNLSPNEGKLSGAKVKEWMTTTLLPNSVLAHIWRLSDIDADGMLDNEEFALAVHFIEGKLEGHWLPRDLPAHLVPPSKRMKGEGI